From Cellulosimicrobium sp. ES-005, one genomic window encodes:
- a CDS encoding glycoside hydrolase family 6 protein, translating into MRPTSPTRRPRAATLVAAVATLATLGATATAGAALATTHAAAPSAACTVDYRITSAWSGGFQADVTVTNLGAPRSGWELAWDLPAGESISQLWNGTLGRDGGRVTVGDVGWNASLATGGSASFGLVGTATSAPAVPASFTLDGVACGGDVPPDPTDPPDPTDPPETPDDVTFHVDETNQAWEAWQAASGTDRDLLAKIALTPQSTWVTDADAQVSRAKVAAFTSAAAAEGATPLLTIYAIPGRDCGSHSGGGTAEAAYRSWVQTVASGIVGEPWVVLEPDALAQLGDCSGQGDRVGMLRDAARILTDAGARVYIDAGHSAWLSPATAAARLQQVGLDDAVGFALNTSNYRTTAESRAYGEQVAALLGGDVSFVVDTSRNGNGSNGEWCNPRGRALGDPPRAVDDGTHLDALLWVKLPGESDGSCNGGPPAGQWWQDVALELARNASW; encoded by the coding sequence ATGAGACCGACCTCCCCCACCCGACGACCCCGTGCGGCGACGCTCGTCGCCGCCGTCGCGACCCTCGCGACGCTGGGCGCCACGGCGACCGCCGGCGCGGCGCTCGCGACGACCCACGCGGCCGCGCCCTCCGCGGCCTGCACGGTCGACTACCGCATCACGAGCGCGTGGTCCGGCGGCTTCCAGGCCGACGTCACCGTCACGAACCTCGGCGCCCCGCGCTCAGGCTGGGAGCTGGCCTGGGACCTGCCGGCGGGCGAGAGCATCAGCCAGCTCTGGAACGGCACGCTCGGGCGCGACGGCGGCCGGGTCACCGTGGGCGACGTGGGCTGGAACGCGTCGCTCGCCACGGGCGGCAGCGCCTCGTTCGGCCTCGTGGGCACGGCCACGTCCGCCCCGGCCGTGCCCGCGAGCTTCACGCTCGACGGCGTCGCGTGCGGCGGCGACGTCCCACCCGACCCCACCGACCCGCCGGACCCCACCGATCCCCCCGAGACGCCGGACGACGTGACGTTCCACGTGGACGAGACGAACCAGGCGTGGGAGGCCTGGCAGGCGGCGTCGGGCACGGACCGGGACCTGCTCGCGAAGATCGCGCTCACGCCCCAGTCGACGTGGGTCACCGACGCGGACGCGCAGGTGTCGCGCGCGAAGGTCGCCGCGTTCACGAGCGCCGCCGCGGCCGAGGGAGCGACGCCGCTCCTGACGATCTACGCGATCCCCGGTCGCGACTGCGGCTCGCACTCGGGCGGCGGCACCGCCGAGGCGGCGTACCGGAGCTGGGTCCAGACGGTCGCGTCCGGCATCGTCGGCGAGCCGTGGGTCGTCCTGGAGCCCGACGCGCTCGCCCAGCTCGGCGACTGCTCCGGCCAGGGCGACCGCGTCGGCATGCTGCGCGACGCCGCCCGCATCCTGACCGACGCCGGCGCGCGCGTCTACATCGACGCGGGTCACTCCGCGTGGCTGAGCCCGGCGACCGCCGCGGCCCGCCTCCAGCAGGTGGGCCTCGACGACGCCGTCGGGTTCGCGCTCAACACGTCGAACTACCGCACGACGGCCGAGTCGCGCGCGTACGGCGAGCAGGTCGCGGCGCTGCTCGGCGGCGACGTGTCGTTCGTCGTCGACACGTCCCGCAACGGCAACGGGAGCAATGGTGAGTGGTGCAACCCCCGCGGTCGCGCGCTGGGCGACCCGCCACGCGCGGTCGACGACGGCACGCACCTGGACGCCCTGCTCTGGGTCAAGCTGCCCGGCGAGAGCGACGGGTCGTGCAACGGCGGGCCGCCCGCCGGACAGTGGTGGCAGGACGTCGCGCTCGAGCTCGCCCGCAACGCGTCCTGGTAA
- a CDS encoding PadR family transcriptional regulator, with the protein MASRPLQEPAFLVLSALAAGPLHGYGIAQDVESSSDGRVTLRAGTLYGAIDRLVAAGLVEVDREEVVDSRLRRYYRLTTEGGTRLAAEAERAEAQARRALERLGARRRATAVARDGVAARPARGVAGGLADGGAVPA; encoded by the coding sequence ATGGCATCCAGACCGCTCCAGGAACCCGCGTTCCTCGTCCTGTCCGCGCTCGCGGCCGGTCCGCTGCACGGGTACGGCATCGCGCAGGACGTCGAGTCCAGCTCCGACGGCCGCGTGACGCTGCGCGCCGGGACGCTCTACGGCGCGATCGACCGGCTCGTCGCCGCCGGGCTCGTCGAGGTCGACCGCGAGGAGGTCGTCGACTCGCGCCTGCGCCGCTACTACCGGCTCACCACGGAGGGCGGGACGCGCCTCGCCGCAGAGGCCGAGCGTGCCGAGGCCCAGGCGCGCCGCGCGCTCGAACGCCTCGGCGCCCGCCGTCGCGCGACCGCGGTGGCGCGCGACGGCGTCGCGGCGCGCCCCGCCCGCGGCGTCGCGGGAGGTCTCGCCGACGGCGGGGCGGTGCCGGCATGA